The Lentzea guizhouensis genome contains a region encoding:
- a CDS encoding roadblock/LC7 domain-containing protein, whose amino-acid sequence MTTAAQPGSFGWLITDFVRRVPGVAHSVVVSADGLLLAGSQGLPRDRAEQLSAVASGLVSLTQGAARCFEAGGVNQTVVEMERGYLFLMSISDGSCLAVLAAPNCDIGLVAYEMTLLVERVGQQLTPELRAQLQGVVRR is encoded by the coding sequence GTGACGACCGCAGCGCAGCCAGGCAGCTTTGGTTGGCTTATCACCGACTTCGTGCGGAGGGTGCCGGGAGTGGCACATTCCGTCGTGGTGTCCGCGGACGGGCTGTTGCTCGCGGGGTCCCAGGGGCTGCCCCGGGACCGTGCAGAGCAGCTCTCCGCCGTCGCGTCCGGGCTGGTCAGCCTCACACAGGGTGCTGCCCGCTGCTTCGAGGCAGGCGGGGTCAACCAGACCGTTGTCGAGATGGAGCGGGGCTACCTGTTCCTCATGTCGATCAGTGACGGCTCTTGTCTCGCCGTCCTGGCGGCACCCAACTGCGACATCGGCCTCGTGGCCTACGAGATGACGCTTTTGGTCGAGAGAGTCGGTCAACAACTCACCCCGGAGCTGCGCGCGCAGCTCCAGGGTGTGGTCCGCCGCTAG
- a CDS encoding LppU/SCO3897 family protein: MTTPNYPQQPGPYGPPPGGQPQQPHGQQPYGQQPPPYPQQGHPADPYAQPNPYGQPNPYGQPNPYAQPNPYGPPPGQMPPGQMPGQMPGQPMPYAPPPKPSGAAGKVIGAVFVVIVLIGGFLVLRGVFGSSEPSAKPGDCASMTGTTVSPNYKKVDCGSPEANYIIAKASKNTSEACPSKEYASYHQSGRRKESLKLCLVEKLEEGKCYEDPMVGISLAGPKVIDCSKGQNKYSTQKSYKVDKVVKQATKDCGDATALTYAEPAPGLTYCISALEEK, encoded by the coding sequence GTGACGACGCCCAACTACCCGCAGCAGCCGGGCCCCTACGGCCCGCCTCCCGGTGGCCAGCCCCAGCAGCCCCACGGTCAGCAGCCCTACGGCCAGCAACCACCGCCCTACCCGCAGCAGGGCCACCCGGCCGACCCGTACGCGCAGCCGAACCCGTACGGCCAGCCCAACCCGTACGGCCAGCCCAACCCGTACGCCCAGCCCAACCCGTACGGCCCGCCACCAGGACAGATGCCTCCCGGCCAGATGCCGGGACAGATGCCGGGCCAGCCCATGCCCTACGCCCCGCCGCCCAAGCCGAGCGGTGCCGCCGGCAAGGTCATCGGCGCTGTCTTCGTGGTGATCGTGCTGATCGGCGGCTTCCTGGTGCTGCGCGGCGTCTTCGGCAGCAGCGAACCGTCGGCCAAGCCCGGCGACTGCGCGAGCATGACCGGCACGACGGTCAGCCCGAACTACAAGAAGGTCGACTGCGGCTCCCCCGAGGCGAACTACATCATCGCCAAGGCCTCGAAGAACACCTCGGAGGCGTGCCCGAGCAAGGAGTACGCGAGCTACCACCAGTCCGGCCGGCGCAAGGAGTCGCTGAAGCTCTGCCTGGTGGAGAAGCTCGAAGAGGGCAAGTGCTACGAGGACCCGATGGTCGGCATCAGCCTGGCGGGCCCGAAGGTGATCGACTGCTCGAAGGGCCAGAACAAGTACTCGACCCAGAAGTCCTACAAGGTCGACAAGGTGGTCAAGCAGGCGACGAAGGACTGCGGCGATGCCACCGCGCTCACCTACGCCGAGCCGGCACCGGGCCTGACCTACTGCATCAGCGCGCTCGAGGAGAAGTGA
- a CDS encoding ABC transporter substrate-binding protein, whose protein sequence is MTCVLTASCSLFGSSPDGANADLERNLLRIGVAQVVDVAPLRIALTEKLFEKHGLQVNLVAQNNDSEAIKQLDTTLDITWASHVSFFREVTLGAQLQLQGEAYQAGPNSMALVTGPTSDYDDPGKRPTPSIAVNNQNDIGYLTTRAVLDTAAVEKGKIKFRDMPFGEMEKALQAGEVDAAFMIEPFITKAQRNIGAKILTDTARGPTLDFPMSGYASSKKFAETNPKTLKAFRDVLREAQQRAQANKLAVQDSLTSYADVDQSTAALVSVGTFPLSLNPIRLQRVADMMDTEDILSGRLDVQGLLPPGTTS, encoded by the coding sequence ATGACATGCGTTCTGACCGCGAGCTGCAGCCTCTTCGGAAGTTCGCCGGACGGCGCGAACGCGGACCTGGAACGCAACCTGCTGCGCATCGGTGTCGCGCAGGTGGTCGACGTGGCCCCGTTGCGGATCGCGCTGACCGAGAAGCTGTTCGAGAAGCACGGGTTGCAGGTCAACCTGGTGGCGCAGAACAACGACTCCGAGGCGATCAAGCAGCTCGACACCACGCTCGACATCACCTGGGCGAGCCACGTGAGCTTCTTCCGCGAGGTCACCCTCGGCGCCCAGCTGCAGCTGCAGGGCGAGGCCTACCAGGCGGGTCCGAACTCGATGGCGCTGGTCACCGGCCCCACCTCGGACTACGACGACCCCGGCAAGCGGCCGACGCCGTCGATCGCGGTGAACAACCAGAACGACATCGGCTACCTGACCACGCGTGCCGTGCTCGACACCGCGGCGGTCGAGAAGGGCAAGATCAAGTTCCGTGACATGCCGTTCGGCGAGATGGAGAAGGCGCTGCAGGCCGGCGAGGTCGACGCGGCGTTCATGATCGAGCCGTTCATCACGAAGGCGCAGCGCAACATCGGTGCGAAGATCCTCACCGACACCGCGCGCGGCCCGACACTGGACTTCCCGATGTCCGGCTACGCCTCGTCGAAGAAGTTCGCCGAGACGAACCCGAAGACGCTCAAGGCGTTCCGGGACGTGCTCCGCGAGGCCCAGCAGCGCGCGCAGGCCAACAAGCTCGCCGTGCAGGACTCGCTGACCAGCTACGCCGACGTCGACCAGTCGACCGCGGCGCTCGTGTCGGTGGGCACGTTCCCGCTGTCGCTGAACCCGATCCGGCTGCAGCGCGTCGCCGACATGATGGACACCGAGGACATCCTGTCCGGCCGCCTGGACGTGCAGGGACTCCTGCCACCGGGCACCACGAGCTAG
- a CDS encoding nitrate- and nitrite sensing domain-containing protein, translating into MTATPAAVKQDTGTGPGSGPARSAGWRLRNWRLRTKLLAVLLIPTICALALGGLRVRTDLQDATEFNNLANQIRLETAVADLVQQLQRERDLSVSFVASNKRLDRVVLERQLRRVNDTSQAFSNKISELSSDLSPAAVERFQVAFNQLNRLNSLRNSVRETQYPAEAVQRTYAESIETLLSLGEQTISEINDPELVRLHLTTNAIARIKEQESLKRAILLDVFQRKAFTPSQLRSLQAADAELEAARNDFRKSATPEQAKIYDDTVTGLIVDTANDMQESAINQQAGRKDFSTLTSEKWDIAATLTVNLTRDVENLLLEQLQNRTDELTGAARTRAYLESGVVLAVLALALLMALFVARSILSPLRTLRRTALDVADHGLPDAVERILADPNPENAAKTAVEPVPVHTREEVGQVARAFDAVHGEAVRLAAQQALLRDNVNAMFVNLSRRSQALVERQLNLIDRLEQDEQDPDQLASLFELDHLATRMRRNSENLLVLSGTDLSRRLTRPVPAAEVLGAAVSEVEQYARVQVGQTPDLTVQGRAVNDLVHLIAELLDNATAFSDPVTKVTVRTAKTRKGELAIEIQDRGVGMGDQEIIDANERLADPPDVDVAVSRRMGLYVVARLAKRHDIKVRLRGNEDIEGGTTALVIVPETLVAAPGAAPSAPPSGSGGLASAFGMTPASAPAELTTEFGSTGHTAQTDFGQTPAPTTASRASGIAGAFGGATGAMPRVDESSPSIPVSFVPSALTDTGAGATAVPVYQDPPPAEDPTPSERWRRDQLAAVEPEGSFGEPTLFTAYEDRNEEESAISFEPGYETTQFVPIPPMDEPASANGVSRAPVDAPVDSGLAHRNGTSEPSRRAIEHDLDAPTERLPIYEAVLSQWFQAVGSETSASSAQPVPPAADEKSEPAAGRVESKLNGASARGVEYIDEPPTAPPLSDGPEPELPTRTRKPVPAVAPTTTSAAGLPVRKPRAKVQPPVEEAVVAPAEQERVVEPEPVVEETPAAAPTSESAWQSPADEGWQAAQALLNKTPESKTAAGLPKRTPKAQLVPGSAAPKPQAVSQTAQRPPLPPRSADAVRGRMSSLQSGVRRGRHALIEAYAGDQSSRQNEEQE; encoded by the coding sequence ATGACTGCGACACCTGCCGCGGTGAAGCAGGACACCGGAACCGGACCCGGATCAGGACCTGCCCGGTCCGCCGGATGGCGCCTGCGCAACTGGAGGTTGCGCACCAAGCTGCTCGCCGTCCTGCTGATCCCGACGATCTGTGCGCTCGCCCTGGGTGGCTTGCGAGTGCGCACGGACCTTCAGGACGCGACGGAGTTCAACAACCTCGCGAACCAGATCCGCCTCGAGACGGCGGTCGCCGACCTGGTGCAGCAGCTCCAACGCGAGCGCGACCTGTCGGTCAGCTTCGTCGCATCGAACAAGAGGCTCGACCGGGTCGTCCTGGAGCGCCAGCTCCGCAGGGTCAACGACACCAGCCAGGCCTTCAGCAACAAGATCTCCGAACTGAGCTCCGACCTGAGCCCCGCGGCCGTCGAGCGCTTCCAGGTCGCGTTCAACCAGTTGAACCGCCTGAACAGCCTCCGCAACTCCGTGCGGGAGACGCAGTACCCCGCCGAGGCCGTCCAGCGGACCTACGCGGAGTCCATCGAGACCCTGCTGAGCCTCGGTGAGCAGACGATCTCGGAGATCAACGACCCCGAGCTGGTGCGACTGCACCTGACGACGAACGCCATCGCGCGCATCAAGGAGCAGGAGTCGCTCAAGCGGGCCATCCTCCTCGACGTCTTCCAGCGCAAGGCGTTCACGCCGTCCCAGCTCCGCTCGCTGCAGGCGGCGGACGCCGAGCTCGAGGCCGCGCGGAACGACTTCCGCAAGTCCGCGACGCCGGAACAGGCCAAGATCTACGACGACACCGTCACCGGCCTGATCGTCGACACCGCGAACGACATGCAGGAATCGGCCATCAACCAGCAGGCCGGCCGCAAGGACTTCAGCACGCTGACGTCCGAGAAGTGGGACATCGCGGCCACGCTGACGGTCAACCTGACCCGCGACGTCGAGAACCTGCTCCTCGAGCAGCTGCAGAACCGCACCGACGAGCTCACGGGTGCCGCACGCACCCGTGCCTACCTCGAGTCCGGTGTCGTGCTGGCGGTCCTCGCGCTCGCGTTGCTGATGGCGCTGTTCGTCGCCCGCTCGATCCTCAGCCCGCTGCGCACGCTGCGCCGCACCGCCCTCGACGTCGCCGACCACGGTCTCCCCGACGCGGTCGAGCGGATCCTCGCGGACCCGAACCCGGAGAACGCGGCCAAGACCGCCGTCGAGCCGGTGCCGGTGCACACCCGTGAAGAGGTCGGCCAGGTGGCGCGCGCGTTCGACGCGGTGCACGGCGAAGCGGTGCGACTGGCCGCCCAGCAGGCCCTCCTGCGCGACAACGTCAACGCGATGTTCGTCAACCTCTCCCGCCGCTCCCAGGCCCTGGTCGAACGCCAGCTGAACCTGATCGACCGGCTGGAGCAGGACGAGCAGGACCCGGACCAGCTGGCCTCGCTGTTCGAGCTCGACCACCTCGCGACCCGCATGCGCCGCAACTCGGAGAACCTGCTGGTCCTCTCGGGCACCGACCTCTCGCGGCGCCTGACCAGGCCCGTCCCGGCGGCCGAGGTGCTCGGCGCCGCGGTCTCCGAGGTCGAGCAGTACGCCCGCGTGCAGGTCGGCCAGACCCCGGACCTCACCGTCCAGGGCCGCGCGGTCAACGACCTCGTGCACCTCATCGCCGAGCTGCTGGACAACGCCACGGCGTTCTCCGACCCGGTCACCAAGGTCACCGTTCGCACGGCCAAGACCCGCAAGGGCGAGCTGGCGATCGAGATCCAGGACCGCGGCGTGGGCATGGGCGACCAGGAGATCATCGACGCCAACGAGCGCCTGGCCGACCCGCCGGACGTCGACGTCGCCGTCTCCCGCCGGATGGGCCTGTACGTGGTCGCGCGGCTCGCCAAGCGCCACGACATCAAGGTCCGCCTGCGCGGCAACGAGGACATCGAGGGCGGCACCACGGCGCTGGTGATCGTGCCGGAGACGCTCGTCGCGGCTCCGGGTGCGGCACCGTCGGCGCCGCCGTCCGGTTCCGGTGGTCTCGCCTCCGCGTTCGGCATGACGCCGGCGTCGGCCCCCGCCGAGCTCACCACCGAGTTCGGCAGCACGGGCCACACCGCGCAGACCGACTTCGGCCAGACCCCGGCACCGACCACCGCCAGCAGGGCCAGCGGCATCGCCGGCGCGTTCGGCGGTGCGACCGGGGCCATGCCGAGGGTCGACGAGTCGAGCCCCTCCATCCCGGTCAGCTTCGTGCCGAGCGCGCTCACCGACACCGGTGCGGGTGCCACGGCGGTGCCGGTCTACCAGGACCCGCCCCCCGCCGAGGACCCCACCCCGTCGGAGCGCTGGCGCCGCGACCAGCTCGCGGCCGTGGAGCCGGAGGGCTCCTTCGGCGAGCCGACCCTCTTCACGGCCTACGAGGACCGCAACGAGGAAGAGAGCGCCATCTCGTTCGAGCCGGGCTACGAGACGACGCAGTTCGTCCCGATCCCGCCGATGGACGAGCCGGCCTCCGCCAACGGCGTCTCGCGGGCACCGGTCGACGCACCCGTCGACTCCGGGCTCGCGCACCGCAACGGCACCTCGGAGCCGTCCCGCCGGGCCATCGAGCACGACCTGGACGCCCCCACGGAGCGGCTGCCGATCTACGAGGCGGTCCTCTCCCAGTGGTTCCAGGCCGTCGGCAGCGAGACGTCCGCGTCGAGCGCCCAGCCGGTTCCTCCCGCGGCGGACGAGAAGTCCGAGCCCGCGGCAGGCAGGGTCGAGTCCAAGCTCAACGGCGCGAGCGCCAGGGGCGTGGAGTACATCGACGAGCCCCCGACGGCCCCTCCGCTCTCGGACGGGCCGGAACCGGAGCTCCCGACCCGGACCCGCAAGCCTGTTCCGGCAGTGGCGCCCACCACCACGTCGGCCGCCGGTCTGCCCGTGCGCAAGCCTCGCGCGAAGGTGCAGCCGCCGGTCGAGGAAGCCGTAGTGGCCCCCGCCGAGCAGGAGCGAGTTGTGGAACCGGAGCCCGTTGTGGAGGAGACTCCAGCGGCGGCACCCACTTCCGAGTCGGCTTGGCAATCGCCTGCCGATGAGGGATGGCAGGCGGCTCAGGCGTTGTTGAACAAGACGCCGGAGTCGAAGACAGCGGCAGGATTGCCGAAACGGACACCGAAGGCTCAGCTCGTGCCAGGATCTGCGGCGCCCAAGCCGCAGGCCGTGTCACAGACAGCGCAGCGCCCGCCGCTGCCGCCCCGTTCCGCCGATGCGGTGCGCGGGCGCATGTCGAGCCTGCAAAGTGGTGTCCGGCGAGGCCGGCACGCATTGATCGAGGCATACGCTGGTGACCAGTCGAGCCGGCAGAACGAGGAGCAGGAGTGA
- a CDS encoding LppU/SCO3897 family protein: MSTESVAPAPAPQPEAKKPSVLKKILGYVVGLIVAAGAIYAFNYFSSDEAQAKVGDCANITGTSNNPTYKAVDCTSAEANYVVGQAFGSLSEPCKGDYVEYTHSQRRGPKTKLCLAPVLAEGTCYGEDGDNVNPKVVGCTETATFKVTKAVKDAAVPECAEGEKAFAFPEAKLNYCLGAPA; encoded by the coding sequence ATGAGCACGGAATCGGTTGCGCCCGCACCTGCGCCGCAGCCTGAGGCGAAGAAGCCGAGCGTCCTGAAGAAGATCCTCGGCTACGTCGTCGGTCTGATCGTCGCCGCCGGCGCGATCTACGCGTTCAACTACTTCTCCAGCGACGAGGCCCAGGCCAAGGTCGGGGACTGCGCGAACATCACCGGCACGTCGAACAACCCGACCTACAAGGCGGTCGACTGCACCTCCGCGGAGGCCAACTACGTGGTCGGCCAGGCGTTCGGGTCGTTGTCGGAGCCCTGCAAGGGCGACTACGTCGAGTACACCCACTCGCAGCGCCGCGGTCCCAAGACCAAGCTCTGCCTGGCGCCGGTGCTCGCCGAGGGCACCTGCTACGGCGAGGACGGGGACAACGTGAACCCCAAGGTCGTCGGGTGCACGGAGACCGCCACGTTCAAGGTGACCAAGGCCGTCAAGGACGCCGCCGTGCCGGAGTGCGCGGAGGGTGAGAAGGCGTTCGCCTTCCCCGAGGCGAAGCTGAACTACTGCCTCGGCGCGCCCGCGTAA